From a region of the Kwoniella mangroviensis CBS 8507 chromosome 1 map unlocalized Ctg01, whole genome shotgun sequence genome:
- a CDS encoding ATP-dependent Clp endopeptidase, proteolytic subunit ClpP has translation MSRIASSILRQAAVAGPSRIVRSRNFGFIPTASPEQKLFPDQASNPVVRDSLVPIVVEQTARGERSYDIYSRLLRERVIFLGPVNSVDSTLLTAQLLFLEAEDPSRPIKLYINSPGGVVTSGLAIYDTMQYISPPVHTFCLGQAASMGSLLLAGGEKGHRYALKNSSVMIHQPSGGAQGQASDIALHAKEILRIRSALTDIYADHCTRPDEQRDTARERFEKALERDYFMTADEAVEFGIVDKIVTRRADGQIGEEEKK, from the exons ATGTCAAGGATAGCCAGCTCAATCCTACGACAAGCCGCAGTTGCCGGTCCATCCAGGATAGTCAGGTCAAGGAACTTCGGATTCATACCGACAGCCTCTCCCGAGCAAAAGCTGTTCCCTGATCAAGCTTCGAATCCTGTAGTTCGAGATAGTCTGGTACCGATTGTTGTCGAGCAAACT gctagaggtgaaagaagCTATGATATATACTCGAGACTGTTGAGGGAACGAGTCATATTCTTGGGACCG GTGAATTCTGTCGATTCTACCCTCTTAACCGCCCAACTCCTGttcctcgaagctgaagatccCTCTCGACCCATCAAGTTGtacatcaactcaccaggAGGAGTGGTGACTTCCGGATTGGCGATATACGATACCATGCAATATATATCTCCACCTGTACATACATTCTGTTTGGGTCAGGCGGCAAGTATGGGTAGTTTGCTCTTAGCTGGTGGAGAGAAAGGCCATAGATATGCATTGAAGAATAGTAGTGTTATGATACATC AACCATCTGGCGGAGCTCAAGGTCAAGCGTCCGATATTGCTCTCCATGCCAAGGAGATCTTACGTATTCgatcagctttgactgaCATATATGCGGATCACTGTACGAGGCCAGATGAACAGAGGGACACGGCCAGAGAGAGATTCGAAAAGGCACTAGAAAGAGATTACTTCATGACTGCGGATGAGGCTGTAGAATTTGGGATTGTAGATAAGATAGTGACACGTAGGGCGGATGGGCAGATaggtgaggaagagaaaaagtAG